From the genome of Methylomonas sp. UP202, one region includes:
- a CDS encoding helicase HerA-like domain-containing protein: MTTPLLIAKAGTAELNLLPAMANRHGLIAGATGTGKTITLQTLAEAFSEIGVPVFVADVKGDLAGLSRAGGGNPKVETRLADLAIQDSRPAAAPVLFWDVFGMKGHPLRATISDMGPLLLARMLNLNDVQSGVLTAAFKIADDQGWLLLDLKDLKAMLQYVAEHGAELADDYGKLSAASVGAIQRGLLQLEHEGGEHLFGEPALDFNDLLQTDGSRGVINILAAETLYQSPRVYATLLLWLLSELFENLPEAGDLDQPKLVFFFDEAHLLFNDAPAALLQKIEHVVRLIRSKGVGVYLVSQNPQDIPDVVLGQLGNRIQHALRAFTPRDQKAVRAAAETFRANPGLDVAAAIGELGVGEALVSLLDEQGTPLPVERALIKPPRSRIGPVSDAERRETLAASIIAGHYEKQIDRESAYEILKQRAGKAEASTSGGGFDWGQVLPGGGQSGSRRRGGQSVLEAAAKSAARSIGQELGRQIIRGVLGSLLGGRR, encoded by the coding sequence ATGACCACACCCTTGCTGATCGCCAAAGCCGGCACCGCCGAATTGAACCTGCTACCGGCGATGGCCAATCGCCATGGTCTGATTGCCGGAGCCACCGGTACCGGCAAAACCATCACGCTGCAAACGCTGGCCGAGGCCTTTTCGGAAATCGGCGTGCCGGTATTCGTGGCCGACGTCAAGGGCGATCTGGCCGGCCTGAGCCGGGCCGGCGGCGGCAATCCCAAGGTGGAAACCCGCTTGGCGGACCTGGCTATCCAGGATAGCCGGCCGGCCGCGGCGCCGGTGCTGTTCTGGGACGTGTTCGGCATGAAGGGCCATCCGCTGCGCGCCACGATCTCGGACATGGGGCCACTGCTGCTGGCGCGGATGTTGAACCTGAACGACGTGCAGAGCGGCGTATTGACCGCCGCGTTCAAGATCGCCGACGACCAGGGCTGGCTGTTGCTGGATCTGAAAGACCTGAAGGCGATGCTGCAGTACGTTGCCGAGCACGGCGCCGAACTGGCCGACGACTACGGCAAACTCTCGGCGGCCAGCGTCGGCGCGATTCAACGCGGCTTGCTGCAACTGGAGCACGAGGGCGGCGAACACTTGTTCGGCGAGCCGGCCCTGGATTTCAACGATCTGCTGCAAACCGACGGCTCGCGAGGGGTGATCAACATCCTAGCCGCCGAAACCTTGTACCAATCGCCGCGCGTTTACGCGACGCTGCTGCTGTGGCTGTTGTCGGAATTGTTCGAAAACCTGCCGGAAGCCGGCGACTTGGACCAGCCCAAATTGGTATTTTTCTTCGACGAGGCTCACCTGTTATTCAACGACGCCCCGGCGGCCTTGTTGCAGAAAATCGAACACGTCGTGCGCTTGATTCGTTCCAAGGGCGTCGGCGTGTATCTCGTCAGCCAAAATCCGCAGGATATTCCGGACGTCGTTCTCGGCCAGCTCGGCAATCGCATTCAGCACGCGTTACGGGCCTTTACGCCCCGCGATCAAAAAGCCGTCAGAGCCGCCGCCGAAACCTTCCGCGCCAATCCAGGACTGGACGTGGCCGCCGCGATCGGCGAGCTGGGCGTCGGGGAAGCCTTGGTGTCGTTGTTGGACGAACAGGGGACTCCCCTACCGGTCGAACGCGCCTTGATCAAGCCACCGCGCTCGCGGATCGGCCCGGTCAGCGACGCCGAGCGGCGTGAGACGCTGGCCGCATCGATCATCGCCGGCCATTACGAAAAACAGATCGATCGCGAATCGGCCTACGAAATCTTGAAACAACGGGCCGGAAAGGCAGAAGCCTCGACGTCCGGCGGCGGATTCGACTGGGGCCAAGTGCTGCCTGGCGGCGGCCAATCCGGATCGCGGCGGCGCGGCGGCCAAAGCGTCCTTGAAGCCGCCGCGAAAAGCGCCGCGCGCAGCATCGGCCAGGAACTTGGCCGCCAAATCATCCGCGGCGTACTGGGCTCGTTGCTCGGCGGTCGGCGCTAG
- a CDS encoding TlpA disulfide reductase family protein encodes MNTAINEARIGLTAPPLAVDAWLQGDPTSLSDLVGRVVLVAVFQVNCPGCFLHCLPRVEGLHRRYREQGLAVLGLATAFEDFDKNTVANLRLLLEEGRVIGETEKLLSQYGLLERGTWPYRLSFPVAMDHLTPRETDGTAAEVERFIEQRIDDFQARAPAEQHALRTHLRDYFSRQPFRPESFERYRLQGTPSYLLIDRNGHLVASRFGAYETLEADLIALL; translated from the coding sequence TTGAACACCGCGATCAACGAAGCCCGCATCGGCCTAACCGCGCCGCCTCTGGCGGTCGACGCCTGGCTGCAAGGCGATCCCACCTCGCTAAGCGATCTGGTCGGCCGCGTCGTGCTGGTCGCGGTATTTCAAGTCAATTGCCCCGGCTGTTTTTTGCACTGTCTGCCGCGCGTCGAAGGCCTGCATCGGCGTTACCGGGAACAAGGCTTGGCGGTGTTGGGCCTGGCGACCGCCTTCGAGGATTTCGATAAAAATACCGTCGCCAATCTGCGCCTGTTGTTGGAAGAAGGCCGGGTCATCGGCGAAACCGAAAAACTGTTGAGCCAATACGGCTTGCTGGAGCGCGGCACCTGGCCTTATCGCTTGAGTTTTCCGGTAGCGATGGACCATTTGACGCCGCGCGAAACGGACGGGACAGCCGCTGAAGTCGAGCGCTTCATCGAACAACGGATCGACGATTTTCAGGCGCGGGCGCCCGCCGAACAGCACGCACTGCGCACCCATTTGCGCGACTATTTTTCCAGGCAACCCTTCCGGCCGGAAAGCTTCGAGCGTTACCGGTTACAAGGCACGCCATCCTACCTGCTCATCGACCGGAACGGCCATCTGGTCGCCAGCCGCTTCGGCGCCTACGAGACGCTGGAAGCGGACTTAATCGCGTTGCTGTAA
- a CDS encoding Pycsar system effector family protein, whose translation MGESTTTVKSQESETSKSNVSKDFISHQHGYIREMIGLADRKASFFLASSALELGYLSNQHVFDAFQTHICQLNIGQAFGEFAILFLGLTIFSSLICVWPKFGKGQNGKVLSWLDIVDGHPSKNDFVNKVFGMSDDDLRSEILAHSFDLSKIAKQKFTVLRYSAIFISAGTILSLASLIAGVSNKTL comes from the coding sequence ATGGGTGAGTCAACGACAACCGTAAAATCTCAGGAAAGTGAGACTAGCAAGTCGAATGTATCCAAAGACTTTATATCGCATCAGCACGGTTATATACGCGAGATGATAGGATTGGCTGACAGAAAGGCTTCCTTTTTTTTGGCCAGCAGTGCGCTAGAGCTTGGTTATCTTTCGAATCAACATGTCTTTGATGCGTTTCAAACACATATTTGCCAATTGAACATAGGTCAGGCTTTTGGCGAATTTGCAATTTTGTTTTTGGGACTCACGATATTTTCATCCTTGATATGTGTATGGCCAAAATTTGGCAAGGGGCAAAATGGGAAGGTACTCTCATGGCTGGATATTGTGGATGGTCATCCAAGTAAAAATGATTTTGTTAATAAGGTTTTCGGTATGAGTGATGATGACCTTAGGTCTGAGATTCTTGCCCATTCTTTTGACTTGTCAAAAATTGCTAAACAAAAATTTACCGTCTTACGATATTCTGCGATTTTTATATCAGCCGGAACAATTCTTAGTCTAGCATCCTTAATCGCTGGAGTTAGTAACAAAACTTTATGA
- a CDS encoding ImmA/IrrE family metallo-endopeptidase, whose amino-acid sequence MSDYSEPKSCNLPRSAINKFSKEVIKHFNYNPGDDLLPIVQTLGGCIIYDDLWGLKESDSGSIVIEKPNDFRIILANHTSQLRDRFTICHELGHYFLHYLLPGIQAPMRAARYGQNKAETEANWFAASFLMPEEEFRNYYEEVSGNLLLLSEKFKVSQQAATVMAGHLGLAK is encoded by the coding sequence ATGTCTGATTATAGTGAGCCTAAATCATGCAACCTACCGCGATCAGCAATTAATAAATTTTCGAAGGAAGTAATTAAGCATTTTAATTACAATCCAGGAGATGACTTGTTACCTATTGTACAAACTCTTGGTGGCTGTATTATCTACGACGATTTGTGGGGACTGAAAGAGTCTGACTCGGGTTCTATTGTTATAGAAAAACCTAACGATTTTAGAATTATATTGGCTAATCACACCAGTCAGTTACGGGATCGATTTACAATTTGCCACGAGTTAGGACATTACTTTCTGCATTATTTGCTGCCCGGAATACAAGCCCCCATGCGGGCAGCACGATATGGCCAAAACAAGGCCGAAACTGAAGCAAATTGGTTTGCAGCCTCCTTTTTGATGCCAGAGGAAGAGTTTCGGAATTATTATGAAGAAGTATCCGGCAATCTACTATTACTATCCGAAAAGTTCAAGGTATCGCAACAAGCGGCGACAGTAATGGCAGGACATCTTGGTCTTGCTAAATAA
- a CDS encoding VOC family protein — protein MNNNLATWFELPAADLGRAQDFYRQVLNSTFKLEEMNDMNLAIFEAEEGAVSGMLVQGECYQPSETGAVVYFNGGADLNEPLAKVEAGGGRVLVPKTPIHDGDCGYFALLIDSEGNRVGLYSPA, from the coding sequence ATGAACAACAATCTAGCTACTTGGTTCGAACTACCCGCCGCCGATCTTGGTCGCGCCCAGGACTTTTACCGTCAAGTGTTGAATTCGACGTTCAAATTGGAAGAGATGAATGACATGAACTTGGCGATTTTCGAAGCCGAGGAAGGCGCGGTCAGCGGCATGTTGGTGCAGGGCGAGTGCTATCAACCCTCCGAGACCGGCGCGGTGGTGTATTTCAACGGCGGCGCCGATTTGAACGAGCCGCTGGCGAAGGTCGAAGCCGGCGGCGGCCGGGTGCTCGTGCCGAAAACGCCGATTCACGACGGCGACTGCGGTTACTTCGCGCTGCTCATCGACAGCGAAGGCAACCGGGTCGGCTTGTATTCGCCGGCTTAG
- the rsgA gene encoding ribosome small subunit-dependent GTPase A, whose protein sequence is MSAQREGLVVAHLGKGIAVELDEATPPVLCQTLRKLDTVVVGDRVKLTLSSPEQGRIEAILPRRSTLFRPARGNESRPVAANLDSVYVVLAVEPACDFLLLDQYLAVCENSNIDADLILNKIDLPLPADIDAELHYYPTLGYQLHPVSANRQIGIAELAHTLQNRASLFAGQSGVGKSSLTNALLPDKTLRTNTISAISKHGRHTTTAATLYHLPGGGDLIDSPGVAIFGLAGLTEAQLAWGYREFQPYIARCRFNDCKHVTDKDCAVRLAAEAGEIPLARYRRFLKLREKMPPPSRGG, encoded by the coding sequence ATGAGTGCTCAGCGGGAAGGACTGGTCGTCGCCCATCTCGGCAAAGGCATCGCGGTAGAGTTGGACGAAGCCACGCCGCCCGTCCTGTGTCAAACCCTGCGCAAACTGGATACCGTCGTCGTCGGCGACCGCGTCAAACTAACGCTGTCGTCGCCGGAGCAAGGCCGCATCGAAGCGATCCTGCCTCGACGTTCCACGCTGTTTCGTCCGGCGCGCGGCAACGAAAGCCGGCCGGTGGCCGCCAATCTGGACAGCGTGTACGTGGTGTTGGCGGTCGAGCCGGCCTGCGATTTTCTGTTGCTGGATCAATATCTGGCGGTCTGCGAGAACAGTAATATCGACGCCGACCTGATCCTGAACAAGATCGACCTGCCGTTGCCGGCCGACATCGACGCCGAATTGCACTACTACCCAACGCTGGGCTACCAGCTACACCCGGTCAGCGCCAACCGCCAAATCGGCATCGCCGAACTGGCCCATACGCTGCAAAACCGCGCCAGCCTGTTCGCCGGCCAATCCGGGGTCGGCAAATCCTCGTTGACCAACGCGCTGCTGCCGGACAAAACGCTACGCACCAATACCATTTCGGCGATCAGCAAACACGGTCGCCACACGACCACCGCCGCCACGCTCTACCACTTGCCCGGCGGCGGTGATTTGATCGACAGCCCCGGCGTCGCCATTTTCGGTTTGGCCGGATTGACCGAGGCGCAACTGGCCTGGGGCTATCGAGAATTTCAACCCTACATCGCCCGTTGCCGCTTCAACGATTGCAAGCACGTCACCGACAAGGACTGCGCGGTCCGCTTAGCCGCGGAAGCCGGCGAAATCCCGCTGGCGCGCTACCGGCGTTTCTTGAAACTGCGGGAAAAAATGCCGCCGCCGTCGCGTGGCGGGTAG
- a CDS encoding methyl-accepting chemotaxis protein gives MANLTIKARLYVILAAAVSGFMLLGLGSLYQIEQIHGKVKEDYSSFESGMHTLVLIQSANIAFKTQVQEWKNILLRGNDAANFEKYSQGFSASESLVGTKLTQALEALRAVGSPFARDIENLLSEHREMGKKYRSALAQFDQADPEAGKKTDALVKGMDRSTTDSINKLVEAFETGQHDRLNRQIQSSQDEFRQIRNTQLAIFAALLVICGSLVLFTALHIARQVADFQQVISGISANRNLTLRMPAAGDDEISAIGKSFNDLLQVWQNAIGQIKRSADSVASYARDMTASVAELSYSVGAQKAATTEMAAAIEEMTASIAHISDSSQNANTISSTSSRQSADGSSVIEKTVSAMQNTSNGVMETAKVVERVGQQSQEISGIVQTIKDVADQTNLLALNAAIEAARAGEQGRGFAVVADEVRTLAEKTTRMTENITQLVDRIQASAQDAVVNIGKVVQGVDQNVALAHQAGEAIGGIREGSIRVVDATNTIATALAEQSVVSESIASKVAAIELMSNKNNDSLARLKDAAGRMDTLAGDMRAMASQFKA, from the coding sequence ATGGCTAATCTAACGATTAAAGCTCGACTCTACGTCATCCTGGCCGCGGCAGTCAGCGGATTTATGCTTCTGGGGCTGGGAAGCCTGTATCAGATCGAACAAATCCACGGCAAGGTTAAGGAAGACTACAGCAGTTTCGAAAGCGGCATGCATACGCTGGTGCTGATTCAGAGCGCTAACATCGCGTTCAAGACCCAGGTGCAGGAATGGAAAAACATCTTGCTGCGCGGTAACGATGCGGCCAATTTCGAAAAATATTCCCAGGGTTTTTCCGCTTCGGAAAGCTTGGTCGGCACCAAACTGACTCAGGCATTGGAGGCGCTACGCGCGGTGGGGTCGCCGTTTGCGCGCGATATCGAAAATCTGCTGAGCGAGCATCGGGAGATGGGCAAGAAATACCGATCGGCCTTGGCGCAATTCGATCAGGCCGACCCGGAAGCCGGCAAGAAAACCGATGCGCTGGTCAAGGGCATGGATAGAAGCACCACCGACAGCATTAACAAGTTGGTGGAAGCGTTCGAAACCGGCCAGCATGATCGCCTGAACCGGCAAATCCAAAGCTCTCAAGACGAGTTTCGGCAAATCCGCAATACTCAGTTGGCGATCTTCGCCGCGCTGTTGGTGATCTGCGGCAGCCTGGTATTGTTCACCGCGCTGCATATCGCGCGGCAGGTCGCGGACTTTCAGCAAGTCATCTCCGGCATTAGCGCCAATCGCAATCTGACCTTGCGGATGCCGGCCGCCGGCGACGACGAAATATCGGCGATCGGCAAAAGCTTCAACGACTTGTTGCAGGTTTGGCAGAATGCGATCGGCCAAATAAAGCGTAGCGCCGATTCGGTCGCCAGCTATGCGCGCGACATGACGGCGTCGGTTGCCGAGTTGTCTTACAGCGTCGGCGCGCAGAAAGCGGCGACCACGGAAATGGCCGCCGCTATCGAAGAAATGACCGCCAGCATTGCTCATATTTCCGATTCGTCGCAAAACGCCAACACCATTTCCAGCACCTCGTCCCGCCAATCCGCCGACGGGAGTTCGGTGATCGAAAAAACCGTCTCGGCGATGCAAAACACCTCGAACGGCGTGATGGAAACCGCTAAAGTCGTGGAGCGGGTCGGCCAGCAATCCCAGGAAATCTCCGGCATCGTTCAAACCATCAAGGATGTCGCCGATCAGACCAATCTGTTGGCACTCAACGCCGCGATCGAAGCGGCCCGTGCCGGCGAGCAAGGCCGCGGTTTCGCGGTGGTCGCCGACGAGGTCCGCACGCTGGCCGAAAAAACCACCCGGATGACAGAAAACATCACGCAGTTGGTCGATCGCATCCAGGCCAGCGCGCAGGATGCCGTCGTCAATATCGGTAAGGTGGTGCAGGGCGTCGATCAAAACGTCGCGTTGGCCCATCAGGCGGGCGAGGCCATCGGCGGCATTCGCGAAGGCAGCATCCGCGTCGTGGACGCCACCAACACGATCGCGACGGCGCTGGCCGAACAATCGGTGGTGAGTGAGAGCATAGCCAGCAAAGTGGCCGCCATCGAACTGATGAGTAACAAAAACAACGATTCGCTGGCGCGCCTGAAAGACGCGGCCGGCCGGATGGATACGCTGGCCGGCGACATGCGCGCGATGGCATCGCAGTTCAAAGCCTAG
- a CDS encoding YafY family protein — protein MRRADRLFQIVQILRNRRLVTAKALAERLEVSERTIYRDIQVLSLSGIPIEGEAGVGYALRHGLDIPPIMFSAAELEALVVGARMVKTWGGTELGRSAQSVLDKVAAVVPAELRDRLDRSKLFALRFSRRDDLDVTMDICREALDAKRVLQIDYRRGDGEFSQRRIRPLGLYFWGNVWSLVGWCELRGDFRNFRLDRIELARVLEETFSEDPGQTLQDFIRQMHCQPQ, from the coding sequence ATGCGCCGAGCGGACCGCCTATTCCAGATCGTCCAGATTCTGCGCAACCGACGTTTGGTGACCGCCAAGGCGCTGGCCGAGCGGCTGGAGGTCTCGGAACGCACGATTTACCGCGACATCCAGGTGCTCAGCCTGTCCGGCATTCCGATCGAAGGCGAAGCCGGCGTCGGCTACGCGTTACGGCACGGCCTGGATATTCCGCCGATCATGTTCAGCGCCGCCGAACTGGAGGCGCTGGTGGTCGGCGCCAGGATGGTCAAGACTTGGGGCGGCACCGAACTGGGCCGCTCCGCGCAGTCGGTGCTGGACAAGGTCGCGGCGGTCGTGCCGGCCGAATTGCGCGACCGCCTGGATCGCTCCAAACTGTTCGCGCTGCGCTTCTCGCGGCGCGACGATTTGGACGTTACTATGGACATTTGTCGCGAAGCGTTGGACGCCAAACGCGTACTACAGATCGATTATCGGCGCGGCGACGGCGAATTCAGCCAACGCCGGATTCGGCCGCTGGGCTTGTATTTTTGGGGCAACGTCTGGAGCCTGGTCGGCTGGTGCGAACTGCGCGGCGATTTCCGCAACTTCCGCTTGGACCGTATCGAGCTAGCGCGGGTACTTGAGGAGACCTTCAGCGAAGACCCCGGCCAAACCTTGCAGGATTTCATCCGCCAGATGCATTGCCAACCGCAGTGA
- a CDS encoding M48 family metallopeptidase, producing MNTFTVLFLVALVLSYGVQFWLAMRQKAHVLQHRDQVPAAFRDRVSLAAHQKAADYTVEKSKLGDLDSVVGIVFLLALTLGGGISLVFDFWATFDLSPLKASLAAMASVFLLMTVVEIPFSLYQTFVIEEKFGFNKNTLPQFVKDQLLSVALTLGIGLPILALILWVMDSIGDLWWLYAWAIMMGFSLLMSWLFPTLIAPLFNKFEPMQDGSLKQRIQTLLERCGFNSNGIFIMDGSRRSGHGNAYFTGLGNNKRIVFFDTLVKSLDESELEAVLAHELGHFKCKHTIKMLIASSLMTLISFAILGWLITQDWFFDGLGVGTHSNAAALLLFMLVSPVFTTFMQPISAFFQRKFEFEADDFATRNAEAGKLISGLVKLYEENASTLTPDPLYSAFHYSHPPAAIRIAHIEEKIQTA from the coding sequence ATGAACACCTTTACCGTCCTATTTCTCGTCGCCCTCGTCCTGTCTTACGGCGTCCAATTCTGGCTGGCAATGCGCCAGAAAGCCCATGTGCTGCAACATCGCGACCAAGTGCCGGCGGCCTTCCGCGACCGGGTGTCGCTAGCCGCCCATCAAAAAGCCGCCGACTACACGGTGGAAAAGAGCAAACTGGGCGACTTGGACAGCGTGGTCGGCATTGTATTTCTGCTGGCGCTGACGTTGGGTGGCGGCATCAGCCTGGTATTCGACTTCTGGGCAACCTTCGATTTGTCGCCGCTGAAAGCCAGCTTGGCGGCGATGGCCAGCGTCTTTTTGTTGATGACCGTCGTCGAAATCCCGTTCAGCCTCTATCAAACCTTCGTCATCGAAGAAAAATTCGGCTTCAACAAAAACACCCTGCCGCAATTCGTCAAGGATCAATTGTTGTCGGTCGCGCTGACGCTCGGCATCGGTCTGCCGATCTTGGCGTTGATTCTATGGGTAATGGACAGTATCGGCGACCTGTGGTGGCTGTATGCCTGGGCCATCATGATGGGTTTTTCGCTGTTGATGAGCTGGTTGTTCCCAACCCTGATCGCGCCTTTGTTCAACAAGTTCGAACCGATGCAGGACGGCTCGTTGAAGCAACGCATTCAAACCTTGCTGGAACGTTGCGGATTCAACAGCAACGGCATCTTCATCATGGACGGCTCGCGCCGTTCCGGCCACGGCAACGCCTATTTCACCGGCCTGGGTAATAACAAACGCATTGTGTTTTTCGATACCCTGGTCAAGTCCCTCGACGAATCTGAACTGGAAGCCGTGCTGGCCCACGAACTCGGCCATTTCAAATGCAAGCACACGATCAAGATGCTGATCGCCTCGTCGCTGATGACCTTGATCAGCTTCGCGATTCTGGGCTGGTTGATTACCCAAGACTGGTTTTTCGACGGACTCGGCGTAGGCACGCACTCCAATGCGGCGGCCTTACTCTTGTTTATGCTGGTGTCGCCGGTGTTCACCACCTTCATGCAACCGATCAGCGCGTTTTTTCAACGCAAATTCGAGTTCGAAGCCGACGATTTCGCCACCCGCAACGCCGAGGCCGGCAAACTGATCAGCGGCCTGGTCAAACTCTACGAAGAAAACGCCAGCACGCTGACGCCCGACCCGCTGTATTCGGCCTTCCACTATAGCCATCCGCCCGCCGCGATCCGCATCGCCCATATCGAAGAAAAGATACAAACCGCTTGA
- a CDS encoding methyl-accepting chemotaxis protein, whose amino-acid sequence MKISRISKIVSLLLVLTLTGFTVAVVRSLQHLNHAFKAVEFVGQQQNQFYTRISQPVFNYLASGDATLLTDIDTNVGRAVRDIEANREVDDRLKAPFLDLLRTVQQSIVVELTSAGKLADPQILLINNEQQMSGHLQSLIDYASRAPVDAKTKQPYWELIGQTQAAVLNLSRARQSFFAAREAVSAENIQRYQRQLLALADRYKQLPLLGVMRDAANAEPDFGLGLTERVAEARDLAEEPISEIGALIRRYDIDLGSAEQFARQKAASRTQAAAQLQTLQQRFADLQTEIAGEYQYYEHILYTIVAICTAILIAICMLMIYIKRHLADVIAHISNHVDLLARGDLRGSVSLRSRIAEINLVKESLHKLHDYFESLIRHINQESSALNQYGRDILLVAASLESITADQRQATEAGAQQMTELHSSFVNVANSAADSQHATTSAHGLIDSGVAYMRHTQVQVAELAKATDETAASLEHLRRDAAGIETVLGVIQGFNDQINLLALNAAIEAARAGQYGRGFAVVADEVRKLASNTADSAEQIRGLIERLNRATETTVKLMNQQQAAAKTTAEAVDHVHQVFAGIKSSIGEVLSQSRVIAATSLQQSQVAERIANNFSHTAELAKQTTHEAQTNKLSASAISDVNQNLQNLIAQFKVA is encoded by the coding sequence ATGAAAATCAGCCGTATCTCCAAAATTGTCAGTCTCTTGTTGGTCCTCACCCTGACCGGCTTCACGGTTGCGGTGGTTCGCTCCTTGCAACACCTTAACCACGCTTTCAAGGCCGTCGAATTCGTCGGTCAACAGCAGAACCAGTTTTACACCCGGATCAGTCAGCCGGTTTTCAATTACCTGGCCAGCGGCGATGCCACCTTGTTAACCGACATCGATACCAATGTCGGTCGGGCTGTGCGCGACATCGAAGCGAATCGCGAGGTGGACGACCGGCTGAAAGCGCCGTTTCTGGATTTGTTGCGGACCGTTCAACAATCCATCGTCGTCGAGTTGACCTCGGCCGGGAAATTGGCCGATCCGCAAATCCTGCTGATTAACAACGAACAGCAAATGTCCGGGCATTTGCAAAGCTTAATCGACTACGCGTCTCGCGCGCCGGTGGATGCCAAGACCAAACAACCCTACTGGGAATTGATAGGCCAAACCCAAGCGGCAGTGTTGAATTTGTCTCGAGCGAGACAAAGCTTTTTCGCGGCCCGCGAAGCGGTTTCGGCCGAGAACATTCAGCGTTATCAGCGCCAACTGCTAGCGCTAGCCGATCGGTATAAACAGTTGCCGTTGCTGGGCGTGATGCGCGACGCCGCCAACGCGGAGCCGGACTTCGGTCTGGGGTTGACCGAGCGAGTGGCCGAGGCGCGCGACCTCGCCGAGGAACCCATCAGCGAGATCGGCGCACTGATTCGGCGTTACGACATCGATCTGGGTAGCGCCGAACAGTTCGCGCGCCAAAAAGCCGCCAGCCGGACGCAAGCCGCCGCGCAACTGCAAACGCTGCAACAACGGTTCGCCGATCTGCAAACCGAGATCGCCGGCGAATATCAGTATTACGAACATATCCTGTACACGATTGTCGCGATCTGCACCGCGATCTTGATCGCTATCTGTATGCTGATGATTTATATCAAACGCCATTTGGCCGATGTCATCGCCCATATCAGCAACCATGTCGATCTGCTGGCGCGCGGCGATTTGCGCGGCTCGGTTTCGTTGCGCAGCCGTATCGCCGAAATCAATTTGGTCAAGGAATCTCTACACAAATTGCATGATTATTTCGAATCGCTAATACGCCACATCAATCAGGAATCCTCGGCCTTGAACCAATACGGACGAGACATATTGCTGGTCGCGGCAAGTCTGGAATCGATTACCGCCGACCAACGCCAGGCCACCGAAGCCGGCGCCCAACAAATGACCGAATTACACAGTTCTTTCGTGAATGTCGCCAATAGCGCGGCCGACAGCCAACATGCGACCACTTCGGCGCACGGCCTGATCGATAGTGGCGTGGCCTATATGCGACATACTCAGGTCCAAGTCGCCGAACTGGCCAAGGCCACCGACGAAACCGCCGCGTCGTTGGAACATCTGCGCCGCGACGCCGCCGGCATCGAAACCGTGCTCGGTGTCATTCAGGGCTTCAACGACCAGATCAATTTGCTGGCTTTGAATGCCGCGATCGAAGCCGCCAGGGCCGGACAATACGGGCGAGGCTTCGCGGTGGTCGCCGACGAGGTTCGTAAACTGGCGTCGAACACAGCGGACTCCGCCGAGCAGATTCGCGGCTTGATCGAGAGGCTTAATCGGGCCACCGAAACCACGGTCAAACTAATGAATCAACAACAAGCGGCGGCGAAAACCACGGCCGAGGCGGTCGATCATGTCCATCAGGTATTCGCCGGGATCAAGTCGTCGATAGGCGAGGTATTGAGCCAAAGCCGGGTGATCGCGGCGACCTCGTTGCAACAATCGCAAGTCGCCGAACGAATCGCCAACAATTTCTCGCATACCGCCGAACTGGCAAAACAAACCACGCACGAAGCCCAGACCAACAAACTCAGCGCGTCGGCCATTTCCGACGTCAATCAAAACCTGCAAAACCTGATCGCGCAATTCAAGGTGGCGTGA
- a CDS encoding YajQ family cyclic di-GMP-binding protein, which produces MPSFDIVSELDAHEVTNAVDQANKEVSTRFDFKGSNANFEQSDDGIQMKAESTFQLQQMLPILYAKMGKRGIDISALESGKITDTGKTATQTITLKQGIGSDAAKKIVKLIKDKKMKVQAAINGDKVRVTGKKRDDLQEVIQMLRAEDLEQPLQFNNFRD; this is translated from the coding sequence ATGCCATCTTTCGACATCGTTTCAGAACTCGACGCCCACGAAGTGACCAATGCCGTGGACCAAGCCAACAAGGAAGTCTCGACCCGCTTCGATTTCAAGGGCTCCAACGCCAATTTCGAACAATCCGACGACGGCATTCAGATGAAGGCCGAATCGACGTTTCAATTGCAACAAATGTTGCCGATTTTATACGCCAAGATGGGCAAGCGCGGCATCGACATTTCCGCGCTGGAAAGCGGCAAAATCACCGACACCGGCAAGACCGCGACTCAAACCATTACGTTGAAGCAGGGTATCGGCAGCGACGCGGCGAAAAAAATCGTCAAATTGATCAAGGACAAGAAAATGAAAGTGCAGGCGGCGATTAACGGCGACAAGGTGCGGGTTACCGGCAAGAAACGCGACGACTTGCAGGAAGTGATTCAGATGCTGCGCGCCGAGGACTTGGAACAGCCGTTGCAATTCAACAATTTTCGCGATTGA